Below is a genomic region from Rickettsiales bacterium.
GCTGACTTCGATCAGCGCTCAGGTGACGCGCATTACCAATTACCAGTCGGGCAATGCCACCGTCATCGGCCAGATGCAGACGACTTCCACCGTGCTTGGGCAGATCCAGAATATCGCAAGCAGCCTCAAGAGCTTAGTGCAGAGCCAGATCAGCGGCACATTGAGCGGCGCTTCCTTCAAGCAGCAGGTGAAGTCGCAGGTGGAAGCGCTGGCAGCAGCACTGAACACCAATTACGGCGGAAATTTCATCTTCGCAGGTGCAGCAACGTCTGCGCCTCCGATTAAGACCCCGGTTCCGACTAATAATGCGGTGGGCGTGCCGGATGCATCTTATTATCAAGGCAGCACACTGGACCCGCAGGTACGTATTTCCGACAGCCAGTTGATTACTCCGGGCGTAAATGGCAGCGAACTGGCCTTCCAGCAGCTTTTTGCAGGCATGAACCAGGCATTGACAGCACCGGATGGCGCAAGTGGCTCAGATATACTGACAGCATCGGAAAACCTTATAGATAAAGGGATGCAGGGGGTGATTACCCTGCAGTCAAGGGTAAATTCAAACATTCTCACGGTCCAGCAGTCCAATACGCAGGCGCAGTCTGTACAGACTTATTACACGGGAATTGTGAACAGCCTTACGAATGCGGATGAAATCTCGCTATCCGCCAAGGTAGCGCAGGATACAACGGTGCTGCAGGCAAGTTTTGCGACATTTGCGCGTATCAGCCAGCTTTCGCTGGTAAATTTTCTCAAATAGGGACATTGGCGACAGGGTAATTTTTTAGTGTTTTTTGTGGTTAACTGGAATATAATAGGGAAAGCAGGGTAATTTTATGATGGTGGGAGTGTCCGTGAGCCAATTGGAGAAAATGGTATTCCTGGACAAAAGTTCCGGCAGCCTTGAGTCCGGAATTCCGGAAGAAATCGAGACGCGCTTCGGCAAGGTTACATTGCACAGGGATAAGATGGTATCCTTCCCGCGCGGCTTGCTTGGCATGCCGGAAAAAAGAAATTTCCAGGTTTCCGAATTTCCCAGTGATAAACTGCGTCGCTTTAAGCTGCTGCAGTGCTGCGATGACTATGCCCTGTCATTCATCACATTCCCTATCGGTCTCGAAAACGGTATCATAGCCGCTGAAGACTTGTTGCGTGCGAGCACTGAACTCGGCATCCAGCCGGATAACCTGGCCGTACTGCTGATTGCATCCGTGCATCGCTCTCCGGAAAAGGTGACGATCTCCGTCAATGCGCGTGCGCCCCTTCTGATTGACGCCTCATTGCGTCTCGCAGCCCAGTACGTCTTCCAGACGGATAAGTACAAAGTCCAGCATTACATCACTGCATAAAAAGCCCTGGAGGCGGGTAGCGGCCCGCTTTACATTTCGTGGCGCTTGTGAAATGGTGAGGCTCGGTTCATTTCCCTCTATTGGTGATGATTATGACCGCCTCGCTTCTAACAGCCTTTTCCATCTATGCGCTCGTGGCGCTTCTCACGCCCGGCCCCAATAATATCATGCTGCTGACTTCCGGCCTGCATTTCGGCATGTCGCGTACCGTGCCGCATATGGCGGGCGTGGTAGGCGGTTTTATGCTGATGGTCATATTAGTGGGGCTTGGCCTTGGGGCGGTATTCACAGCCTATCCGCAGTCTTATCTGTGGATGCAGTATGCGGCAGCGGCATATCTGCTTTACCTCGCGTGGAAGATAGCGACTTCAGGGCCGATGACGGTAGGGCAGGAGGATGAAGATACCACGCGCAAGCCCATGAGCTTCCTGTCTGCGGCGATGTTCCAGTGGGTGAATCCGAAAGCCTGGATTATCGTGGCCGGTGCCGTAAGCCTTTACGCACCGCATGAGCATTACCTGCTGAACGTGCTGATTATTGCGTTTATCTTCGGTGTCGTGGGAGTGCCAAGCGTAGCGGTCTGGGCGGCTTTCGGCAGTATGTTCAGAAAAGTCTTTTCGCATGAACGCTACATGAAGCCGTTTAACTGGTGCATGGCGCTGATGCTGGTATTGTCGATTTATCCGACCTTGAAAGATATTGTAGGAAAGGTGATAGGCTGATGGCAGTTATCGCACCGGAATTCATGAAACAGTTTCGCTGCATCGGCGCAGAATGCCCCGATACATGCTGCAAGGGCTGGAACATGCAGGTCTCGGACGAGAATTACGAGAAGTATAAAAAAGAAGCGCCTGAGCTTTTAGAGTCGGTCGCAGGTGAGCCGGGGCAATATGTCATGCGGCGCGATGTAAAGACGAGCTACTGCGTAAAATTTACCGAAGGTCTGTGCGGCATCCAGAATAAATACGGCGAAGCATTCCTCGGCGATGCCTGCCATTTCTATCCGCGCGTCACACGCAAACTGGGCGATACCGTTATGATGACGGCGACGCTTTCCTGCCCGGAAATCGCGCGGCTGGCGCTGTTCGATCATTCGCCCTTCCTGCTGGATGCATCGGACATGGACCACATTATGGGACAGGCAAAGGATTATCTGCCTGCATCGCTTTCGACGGAAGCGGCTATCGGAATATACCGGCATTTTATAGAAGCGGCGCTGGATGAATCGGTGACGGCCGAGCGTGCTCTGATGCGGATCTTTACCGTATGCGAATCGCTCGAGCGTATTGATGTAGCTTCCTGGCCGGATGCTGTGCCGTTCTACCTTGCCCATGCCGATTCCGGACTGCCTGCGCCGGAAGGAAAGCCCACCGATCAGTGCTTCCTGCTGCAGGCGCTTTGCGGTTTGATGGTGGCGGCGAAGAAAACGGGCGATGGCAGGCTGATGCACACCGTGACCGATATGCAGCACGCGTTGCATGTCACTGTGCGGATGGATAATCTTGCAATCGTGGCGCTGCCCGATAGTGACCATGCGCTGCAGACCGTGCTGGAAAGCTGGCGCAATGAGCATGCGGCACAGTACGAGCATATTCTGCGGCGTTATCTTGCCGTGCAGCTCTCGCAGGCACTGTTTCCGTTCTGCGGTTTCGGTGACACTTTAACGCAGCGTATTGCCATCATTGGTGTGCGGCTGGCCACTATCAAACTTGCGCTTATGTGCGCAAGCACCCTCTCTCCCAAACCGCTCACACAGGACGAAATCATCCGTGCCGTGCAAAGTATCGCACGCTTCATGGATCATCTGGCGGATCCCGAATTTTCCGTCAAAATCTATCAGGAAACAGGCTGGCTCAAAAAACCCCGCCTGCGCGCCCTTCTCGGGGATGGCATTTAAGTTTGCCAGCAAATACAGCGATATAGGGCTAATTATTTAATTATTAACGATTTTATGCTATAACGATAGTGTATCTTGGTAGAAGTCTTACTTGGTAAGAGGTTTTTGCCAATCGCGGCATCCGCAATTGCATCACGCAGTTGTCGCACAAGATACCGCTGGAATAAAAGGTCGGATGCCTTCCAGCGTAAGGGTCGTATGGCGTATACACGACCCAAACCGGAACAACGGAAGGACAAGCTGTGAGGCGAGTCATGCCGGTGCTCACCATCGACGAAAATGGTGATGTGAGCACGGGGGCTGTCGTCGAGGACTTCGAGACGCGGCGCCTGGGAGTCATCCCCACCATCAACATCGGTGATGAGGGGGGCTGGCTGGAGTACGTGATGGTCGACCTGCTGCCCGAGACCCTCGCGTGGTGGGACCGCAAGCTGGAGGTCAGCATCTTCGCTGCGACGTTCAGGCCCTCGAACGAAGAGGACCCTGCGCCGCGGTGGAGGAAGAGCCAGCTTCCCGTCCTCGTACAGTGCGCGATCGAGGACGCCAGCGAGAGCACTACCGCGCTCGTGGTGTGCTACCTGCCGATCGTGATGGACGACGAGGACCGCAGGCTCGACGGTGGCACCGTGCACGCACGCGGTCGCATCGGCGGTCCTCTGGGAAGGGACTCGGAGGAAGATGACGGCAAGCAGATCATCCTCACCATGACGGAGGGGATCCCGGTCACCTTCGAGCTGCACGACGGCGGTACGGCGACCTACCTGTGGACCCGTGAAGACGGGCTTCGCAAGGTCGAGAACGCCGCGACCGACTAGGCTGAAGCGCGCGTGAGCGCGTGAAGGCCATCCTCCCGGTTTAACCGGCAAGCGCAGGCGGCGCCACTCCCAAGATTCGTTCTGGGGGAGGCGCCGCCTGTCGTGTTTCAGGCCATTGCATCTCGACTGGCGGCGATCTATATCTCATTTATGCTGTCTGCAGATAATCCCTCCGATTCTCAAATCAAAGCGTTTCACAAAGCGCTGCACCGTTGGTATGCGGCGCATGGGCGGCGTGATTTACCATGGCGCAATACGAACAATCCGTATGAAGTCTATATCAGCGAAATCATGCTGCAGCAGACACAGGTAAAAACCGTGCTGGAGCGTTTCTATGCACCGTTCCTGAAAGCTTTCCCTACACTTGCAGCGCTGGCGGCAGCGGATCATCAGGCCGTGGCGAAGAAATGGGAAGGGCTCGGTTATTACACACGCGCGGCCAATCTGCACAAAGCGGCTCAGCAAAGTGGTGGTATGCTGCCGGGTACGTGGGAAGAGTTGCAGAAGCTGCCCGGCATTGGCCGCAATACTGCGAGCGCGGTGGCATGCTTCGGATTCGGGCAGGCCGTGCCGGTGATGGAGGCGAATGTGCGGCGCGTGCTGTGCCGCGTTTTTGCCATGAAGGAAGCGCGTGACGATGTATTGTGGGAGAAAGCGGAGCTGCTGCTCGATAAGCAGAACCCGTTCGATTACAATCAGGCGATGATGGATATCGGCGCGATGGTCTGTACGAAGCGTGCGCCGCGCTGCGAGATATGCCCGCTTGCTGCCATATGCAAAGGCAAGATTGCTCCGGAGAGTTATCCCGCGCCGAAAAAAGCCAAAATCACGCCCACGCGTAAACGCGTCATTGTCGTGCTGCACGATGGGCGGGGAGGCTATTTTCTCTATAAGCGCACGACGCGCTTTCTGCACGGGCTATATGGGTTCCCGGAATATGATGAAGGCACAAAAACCTTTACGCTGGCGGAGTCAGAGTACTCATTGCTAAGAAAAGCACTGCTGGGACAAATTACACAGACTTACAGTCATTTCACGCTTCAGGCGGAAGTGTATCTGGCAAAGGTAGATGCACAGGAGGCAAAAGCAGCGGGGTTGCAGTGCGCTACACGCAATGAGATTAAAGAACTTCCGCTCTCCGGCGCGGACCATAAAGTGCTGGCGCTGCTGGATACAAATAATCAGAAATAACTATTCTAGTTCTTGGACTGCCGCGTTGCTTCGCTCCTCGCAGTGACGTTACCAATCTTCTCATGGGTACGTGGAGGAGTTCTACACGACGACCCGCGAAGCGAGGGGGTAAGCGTAAGCGAAGGGGGCGAGCATAGGTCGCCCCCTTAAAATATACTACTACACAGGAGTTGCCGCGCCTGAATGCGCAAGGTTGCGGGCTTCCAGTTCCTGCGCGTAACGCCTGAGCATGCGCGACTCGCTGACCTGACCGATCACCCTGCGCTTATCAGCGGAATCGAGCACGGGCAGATCTTCCTGCTGCGAGGAGGAAAAGAGTTCAAGCGAGCGGCGTATATTGTCGCGCGGAAGCAGGAAGCAATCCTTGGCTTTGGCAATATCGCCCGCCTGAATACTGTCAACTTTCTCGTTAAGGTCGGTGCGGTGGATCGTGGTAATATCCGCCACGCCGATATAGCGCCCTTCCGGATCGACGATGAAAGCAGGCTTGCCGCTTTCGGCAGGAATAAGCACGCGCAAAGCGGCAAGCGTCATGGTGGAAGGAACAGTCTGCGTGCCGGGTTGCATGAGCGTTGCCATGGTAAGCTCATTAACCCAGCCGATATCCTGAGCGCCCGTGATGCGCAAGCCGCGCAAATGGAAACGCCAGGTGGAGAAGGAGTAGCCGAAGCAGTAGCGCGTCACGACAGTGGCGAACAATATGCCCACCAGCACGGCGACAGTGGCGGAGAAGTTTCCGCTCATCTCCAGCACAAGCAGCATGATGGTAACGGGCGCGCCGACGATGGAAGCGGAAACGCCGCCGATGCCGACCAGCATGAATGTATCGATCAGCGCAGAAGGCTCCGCAGAGGATGCCCCGCTCAGCACGCCGAACAACTGGCCGAGAATACAGCCGAGGAAAAGCGAAGAACTAAAAAGGCCGCCGCGGAAACCCGAGCCGATGGAAACCGCGGAAGCCGTCATTTTGGCGGCAAGAAGGCCCATCAACGCAAAAAACGGCCAGCTATGGTGCAGATGGTTGTCGATAGCACCTTCGCCGCTGCCCAGCACCTGCGGGAATGCCAGCGCGAGCAGGGCCAAGGCGAGGCCGCCTAAGGCTGGGCGAAGCCAGTCCGGCATGGCAAGACGGCGGAAGGTGTGTTCGAAGAAGGTAACAAGTTTCATCGTGCCGATTCCTACCACACCCGAAAGCAGGCCGATCAGGATGAAAACAGGGTAAAGCCCAAGATGGATCGTCGGCACGTCGAGCGGGAGCGAGAAGATCGGCTCGCCATTACTGAACAGCCGCATGCAAAGGGTAGCGGCAATTGTGCACACCGCTACTTGCGGCAACGCGGCAGCCGTATAGCCGCCCAGTACAAGCTCGAATCCATAAAACGCGCCCGCCATCGGCGCATTGAAGGCGGCGGAGATGGCGGCTCCCGCGCCTGCGGCAACGAGAATGCGCATATCTTCGCGCCGGAGATTCAGCCGCTTGCCGATCCACGAACTGAGTCCCGCGCCGATCTGCGTATATCCTGCTTCCATGCCGAGCGATGCGCCGGACGTATTGGAAAATAGCGTGGAGGCAAGCAGGGCAAGGCTTTGCCGCAGCGACATGCGTCCGCCATGAATGGCATTGGCTTCAATAGGATCGACAATCTCACGCAGGTTGATCTTCGCCAGCAGCATGAAGAACAGCCCTGTTACAACACCGCCCAGCACCGGTACGCAGATAATGCGCAGCGTATTGATATAGGAGGCGTTGCTTAAATGCTCGCCGGGAGCAAGCATGAATGTGGCCCCATGCAGCAGAACGACGAGATGGTGCAGCAATACGGTCATTGCACCTACGATAACGCCCATCGTCATGCAGAGCACGAGCTGGACAGGCTGGTTTTCGCGCAGCAGCTTCTGCAGGCTTTCATGCTCGCGCAGCCAGCCGGAAATATCGAATCGGTTTCGCAAGGCATGAGATAAGAAGGAAATCATGATCGTGGGCGCTCATGCTTATGGTGAGGAAGTTCCCAGAATTTCTGCATCGCGAGGTAAGTAAAGGAAACCGTCCAGCCGATCAGGACAAATCCGGCAAGCGCTTCAACGCCGGTGACCATGCGCAGCGCGCCTTCAGGTGTGATATCACCCAGCCCGAGCGTGCTGTAGATGACAGCTGAAAAATACAGGCATCCGAAGAAATCCAGTGTGTAACGGCCATGTTCGACCGCAGCGCCGCCGAACGTTCCGAGATCGAAAAAATGCAGCAGATAATACACAATACCAAACAGCCATATATTCATGATATGGGAAAAGAACAGCAGCCAGACTACGCCGAGGATATGCATGCGCGGCGACCATGTCAGGCTAGGCAGCCGTTTCCAGACAAAGCGCAGGGACTCGTAGATGTTCAGGGAACATATGGAGATAAGCGCGATTCCGAGCAAACCTGTTAAAATAAATTCCAGCACGAATTTTTCCTTTGAAGAAGATACAGGCACTATACAAAAAATACGCGGCGAATGCGAAGCGGTTTTTGCGGCCATGTAATTTGCTTGCGGGCGGAAGCGGTTTCATGGGATGATGGCGGCATATTTTCAGCATCCGGAGATGGAACCATGTACACACAGGCCGTGCTCGATAATCGCCGCATGTATGAGGCTGACAGGCTGGCTTCTGCGGCGGGTGTGCCGGGAGTTACACTGATGGAGAATGCTGGCGCTGCCATAGCACAGGAAATCCAGCGGCGCTGGACACCAAGGCAGGTTTGTGTGCTGTGCGGGCCCGGTAATAATGGCGGAGATGGTTTTGTCGTGGCGCGGTTGCTGGCGCAGGCAGGGTGGCCTGTGCGGCTGGGGCTGATATGTGCCCGCGAGCAGTTACGCGGGGATGCAGCGCATCATGCAGTGCAGTGGCAAGGCAAGGCGGAACCTCTTTCGCCTGCGCTTCTGGAAGGAGCGGAACTGGTAGTGGATGCTTTATTCGGCGCGGGGCTGACGCGGCCCTTGGAAGGGGCGGCGAAAGCGATGCTGGAAGAAATTGCATCCCGCGCCGTGCCCGTAATCGCTATCGACGTGCCAAGCGGCGTGATGGGAGATACAGGAGAGGCTTTCGGAGCGATTCAGGCAGCGCTCACCGTCACGTTCTTCTGCAAGAAACCGGCACACCTGCTGCATCCCGGGCGGAAACTGTGCGGTGAAATCGTAGTGGCCGATATCGGCATTCCCGAGCGCGCATTGGAAGAATTGCATCCGGATATATTCGAGAACGGGCCGCAATATTGGCTGCCGCATTTTCCGCATCCGCAAGTGGAGGATCACAAATATACGCGAGGGGCTGCGCTTGTCTATGGCGGTTACCCGATGACCGGAGCGGCGCGTCTTGCTGCCCACGCTGCCGCGCGCACAGGCGCAGGGCTGGTGACGGTCGTTTGCCCGCAGGAAGCATTCTCCATCTATGCGGAAACGCTTACCAGCATTCTGGTGCGTCCGCTGGCAGCAGAGGAAGGATTCAGCGCAGTATTAAAAGATAAACGCTTCACTGCTGCATTACTGGGACCGGGAGCAGGAGTGACAGATAAAATGCGCCACGAAGTGCTGACGGTTTTGGAAAGCGGTGTTGCCACAGTACTGGATGCTGACGCATTGACTTTATTTGAAGGCAGGCATGAAAACCTGCGGCATGCGATTAAACATCCATGCGTGATGACGCCGCACGAAGGCGAATTTAAAAGGATATGCGATATACAAGGTGACAAACTGACCCGTGCGCGCGCAGCAGCAAAAGCTTACGGTGCGGTCATAGTGCTCAAAGGAAGCGACACGGTAATTGCGGCGCCGGATGGCCGTGTTGTGATCAACAGCAATGCTCCGGCAGAGCTTGCAACCGCAGGGGCGGGGGATGTATTGGCAGGTATGGTGCTAGGGTTGCTGGCACAGGGAATGGATGCATTTTTCGCGGCTGCGGCTGCGGTCTGGCTGCATGGTGCAGCGGCTTCGGAGTTCGGACCGGGGCTTATCGCGGAGGACATTGCGGATATGCTGCCGCAAGTTTACCGTTCACTGAAATAGAATATTAAAGAGCAGGGGAACCGGACATGGCCGGGGCAGCTTGAGCCTGTTGCGTGACCACATCGCGCCAGGCTTTGCGCGGAGCGGCATCTGCCTGCTGTGCATTCTGCTGCGGTTCAGCTGGTTTAATCAGCCATGGGTTATTAGTGAGGTCTTTCATGTGGCGCTGTATGCCTTCCTTGATCGTATCCTCGTCCAGATTCAGATTATCTTTGTCGGAAAGATAGCTGGCAATAGTTTCCAGCATGGAAGCGCGTTTTTCCGGAGGGCTGCGTTGGATCAGATCGCCCATGGCGGAGTAAAGGGAAGGATGCAGGCTGGTATCGCTTTCCACGCCTTCACCGTGTCCTTTGGAGGAAAGCGACATCAGTACTTCTGCAAGCAGGTTTGTGACTACGAATCCCCAGCGCCCGAGAAGCGCGCCTATATTCTTCTGTGCGTCTGCTTTCAGGCTTTCCGATGCGCCATTTGCCACTTGGCGCGCAGAGTTGCGTTGTTCAACAAGGGTACTGGTAGTATGTCCGATCGTGCTGAGTCCGAGCAGCAGTCCGGCCGTCCTGAGCGGTTTTTCTTTCACCCATTCCCATGCTCCAGCAATCCCGGTTTTCTTGGGCTCACCTGGCTTAGGGACTTCTTCCGGTATTAAGGAAGCCGCACCTGCAAGCATGGTCACGACACCAAGCGACATATCGCTGATAGCGGTCACGGGGCTTTTAGCAGAGGTGCCTGCTTTTATCTTTCCGTAATCCCGGATGCCCGCCCATAGCACCATACTTCCTGCAACGCCGAAAAGGGAGTTGCCGATCTCTGCCGGGTAACGCTTGCACATGCTCAATATACGGCGGCCGATTGTAGAATTATGTTGGTCGGTAATGGAACGTAGCGCAGCATCGTGCGGAACATTGAAGCCCTTCTGCTCAAGCAGCTTCATCGTGTTATAGGACATGTGACGAAGCTGGATATCAGATTTGTCACCCTTGCCGAAGAAAGTAATAATCGGGCTTCCCAGCGCATAAAAAATGCCGGCCAGCAGGTTTTGCGGGTCTTTTATTCTGGTCTTGCCGTCTGGCCCCTTCGTTATCGAATCTTTATAGCCATAGACCACGAAGCCGATATCTCCGGCCGTATAGGAAAGGCCGCTTAGTCGCAGGGTATTGCTACGCAGTTTATCCTTGAACGAGATTTGATTTTCCGGATTTACCTTGCGTTCAGGCTGGCCGGAAGTAACGCCTTCGCGCTCCAGCAGGCTCAGGAGTTTTTGTCCATTCTTGCCGATATGGCGCACTTCCAGAGCAGCTTTTCCGTTATGGGTAATAGGCGTCCATCGCATGGCGGCGCCGGTAAGCGCTTCCTGCAG
It encodes:
- the fliW gene encoding flagellar assembly protein FliW gives rise to the protein MMVGVSVSQLEKMVFLDKSSGSLESGIPEEIETRFGKVTLHRDKMVSFPRGLLGMPEKRNFQVSEFPSDKLRRFKLLQCCDDYALSFITFPIGLENGIIAAEDLLRASTELGIQPDNLAVLLIASVHRSPEKVTISVNARAPLLIDASLRLAAQYVFQTDKYKVQHYITA
- a CDS encoding LysE family translocator yields the protein MTASLLTAFSIYALVALLTPGPNNIMLLTSGLHFGMSRTVPHMAGVVGGFMLMVILVGLGLGAVFTAYPQSYLWMQYAAAAYLLYLAWKIATSGPMTVGQEDEDTTRKPMSFLSAAMFQWVNPKAWIIVAGAVSLYAPHEHYLLNVLIIAFIFGVVGVPSVAVWAAFGSMFRKVFSHERYMKPFNWCMALMLVLSIYPTLKDIVGKVIG
- the fliB gene encoding flagellin lysine-N-methylase, with protein sequence MAVIAPEFMKQFRCIGAECPDTCCKGWNMQVSDENYEKYKKEAPELLESVAGEPGQYVMRRDVKTSYCVKFTEGLCGIQNKYGEAFLGDACHFYPRVTRKLGDTVMMTATLSCPEIARLALFDHSPFLLDASDMDHIMGQAKDYLPASLSTEAAIGIYRHFIEAALDESVTAERALMRIFTVCESLERIDVASWPDAVPFYLAHADSGLPAPEGKPTDQCFLLQALCGLMVAAKKTGDGRLMHTVTDMQHALHVTVRMDNLAIVALPDSDHALQTVLESWRNEHAAQYEHILRRYLAVQLSQALFPFCGFGDTLTQRIAIIGVRLATIKLALMCASTLSPKPLTQDEIIRAVQSIARFMDHLADPEFSVKIYQETGWLKKPRLRALLGDGI
- the mutY gene encoding A/G-specific adenine glycosylase yields the protein MFQAIASRLAAIYISFMLSADNPSDSQIKAFHKALHRWYAAHGRRDLPWRNTNNPYEVYISEIMLQQTQVKTVLERFYAPFLKAFPTLAALAAADHQAVAKKWEGLGYYTRAANLHKAAQQSGGMLPGTWEELQKLPGIGRNTASAVACFGFGQAVPVMEANVRRVLCRVFAMKEARDDVLWEKAELLLDKQNPFDYNQAMMDIGAMVCTKRAPRCEICPLAAICKGKIAPESYPAPKKAKITPTRKRVIVVLHDGRGGYFLYKRTTRFLHGLYGFPEYDEGTKTFTLAESEYSLLRKALLGQITQTYSHFTLQAEVYLAKVDAQEAKAAGLQCATRNEIKELPLSGADHKVLALLDTNNQK
- a CDS encoding chloride channel protein; translation: MISFLSHALRNRFDISGWLREHESLQKLLRENQPVQLVLCMTMGVIVGAMTVLLHHLVVLLHGATFMLAPGEHLSNASYINTLRIICVPVLGGVVTGLFFMLLAKINLREIVDPIEANAIHGGRMSLRQSLALLASTLFSNTSGASLGMEAGYTQIGAGLSSWIGKRLNLRREDMRILVAAGAGAAISAAFNAPMAGAFYGFELVLGGYTAAALPQVAVCTIAATLCMRLFSNGEPIFSLPLDVPTIHLGLYPVFILIGLLSGVVGIGTMKLVTFFEHTFRRLAMPDWLRPALGGLALALLALAFPQVLGSGEGAIDNHLHHSWPFFALMGLLAAKMTASAVSIGSGFRGGLFSSSLFLGCILGQLFGVLSGASSAEPSALIDTFMLVGIGGVSASIVGAPVTIMLLVLEMSGNFSATVAVLVGILFATVVTRYCFGYSFSTWRFHLRGLRITGAQDIGWVNELTMATLMQPGTQTVPSTMTLAALRVLIPAESGKPAFIVDPEGRYIGVADITTIHRTDLNEKVDSIQAGDIAKAKDCFLLPRDNIRRSLELFSSSQQEDLPVLDSADKRRVIGQVSESRMLRRYAQELEARNLAHSGAATPV
- a CDS encoding potassium channel family protein, translated to MAAKTASHSPRIFCIVPVSSSKEKFVLEFILTGLLGIALISICSLNIYESLRFVWKRLPSLTWSPRMHILGVVWLLFFSHIMNIWLFGIVYYLLHFFDLGTFGGAAVEHGRYTLDFFGCLYFSAVIYSTLGLGDITPEGALRMVTGVEALAGFVLIGWTVSFTYLAMQKFWELPHHKHERPRS
- a CDS encoding NAD(P)H-hydrate dehydratase, with the protein product MYTQAVLDNRRMYEADRLASAAGVPGVTLMENAGAAIAQEIQRRWTPRQVCVLCGPGNNGGDGFVVARLLAQAGWPVRLGLICAREQLRGDAAHHAVQWQGKAEPLSPALLEGAELVVDALFGAGLTRPLEGAAKAMLEEIASRAVPVIAIDVPSGVMGDTGEAFGAIQAALTVTFFCKKPAHLLHPGRKLCGEIVVADIGIPERALEELHPDIFENGPQYWLPHFPHPQVEDHKYTRGAALVYGGYPMTGAARLAAHAAARTGAGLVTVVCPQEAFSIYAETLTSILVRPLAAEEGFSAVLKDKRFTAALLGPGAGVTDKMRHEVLTVLESGVATVLDADALTLFEGRHENLRHAIKHPCVMTPHEGEFKRICDIQGDKLTRARAAAKAYGAVIVLKGSDTVIAAPDGRVVINSNAPAELATAGAGDVLAGMVLGLLAQGMDAFFAAAAAVWLHGAAASEFGPGLIAEDIADMLPQVYRSLK